From a single Rutidosis leptorrhynchoides isolate AG116_Rl617_1_P2 chromosome 5, CSIRO_AGI_Rlap_v1, whole genome shotgun sequence genomic region:
- the LOC139847392 gene encoding protein KINESIN LIGHT CHAIN-RELATED 2-like, with product MPELMINQSTSNPINDNNYVHNKELFSNSSPRSPLSTHSPVSDSIDLGVNSPDDNAVDTSIEQLFNNVCDMQSSDQSPSRFSYLSYGQDSRIDSELRFLAGGDFVVKQDDNVGTKEIVSVDNKEVKEAALKCNKSPKSKTLSPNSRPPSGKKSGPKKKNEKSSPNEDVAIYLLKQARDLLATGENSKKALELAQRALKSFESIEFEKANLEYVMCLHIVAALNCSMGRYDEAIPILERSIEIPNMDEGQKHSLAKFAGCMQLGDAYAMIGNYENSILCYTAGLEIQRQVLGETDARFAETCRYVAEAHVQGLQFDDAKRLTQMALDIHKNGSPGSLEEAADRRLMGLICDSMGDYETALEQYVLASMAMAAEGHDNDVAAIDVCIGDVYLSLARYDEAVFSYQKALNLFKSTKGENNPSVASVFVRLADVSNKIGKFRESKSYCENALRIYLKPIPGISKEEIASGLIELSGIYESMNEFDQSLSLLKKALKAYGKAPGQLSTVAGIEAQIGVLYYMMGRYTESYDCLKSAISKLRIVGEKKSGLFGVALNQMGLACVQTNSINEAADVFEEARGILEAEYGPHHPDTLGVYSNLAGTYDAMGRWNDAIEILEYVVGMREEKLGTANPDVVDEKRRLAELLEDAGRNRNKKSLSLEFLLDA from the exons ATGCCTGAACTCATGATCAACCAGTCTACATCAAATCCTATCAACGACAACAATTACGTGCATAACAAGGAACTTTTCAGTAATTCGTCCCCCAGAAGCCCGTTAAGCACGCATAGCCCCGTAAGTGATTCGATCGATTTAGGCGTAAATAGTCCAGATGATAATGCTGTTGATACTTCAATTGAGCAGTTGTTTAACAATGTTTGCGATATGCAAAGCTCCGATCAATCGCCTTCGAGATTCAGTTACTTATCGTACGGTCAAGACTCACGTATTGACTCCGAGTTACGGTTTTTAGCTGGAGGCGATTTTGTAGTAAAACAAGACGACAATGTTGGTACGAAAGAAATCGTGTCGGTTGATAATAAAGAAGTGAAAGAAGCAGCATTGAAATGTAACAAATCGCCAAAATCGAAAACTTTAAGCCCGAATAGCAGACCACCTTCTGGTAAGAAAAGTGGGCCCAAGAAAAAGAACGAAAAGAGTTCGCCAAATGAAGATGTGGCGATTTATTTGCTAAAACAAGCGAGGGATTTGTTGGCAACGGGTGAAAATTCGAAGAAGGCGCTTGAATTGGCTCAACGAGCGTTGAAATCGTTCGAAAGTATTGAATTTGAGAAGGCGAATTTGGAGTATGTTATGTGTTTGCATATTGTAGCAGCGTTGAATTGTAGCATGGGGCGTTATGATGAGGCGATTCCTATTTTGGAACGATCGATCGAGATCCCGAATATGGATGAAGGTCAAAAGCATTCGCTTGCGAAGTTTGCTGGTTGTATGCAATTAGGTGATGCGTACGCGATGATCGGGAATTATGAAAATTCGATACTTTGTTATACTGCGGGGTTAGAGATTCAACGACAAGTTTTGGGTGAAACCGATGCTCGATTTGCTGAAACATGTAGGTACGTAGCTGAGGCGCATGTTCAAGGGTTGCAGTTTGATGATGCGAAACGGTTGACCCAAATGGCACTTGATATACATAAAAACGGGTCACCGGGGTCATTAGAAGAAGCTGCAGACCGAAGGCTTATGGGCCTGATTTGTGATTCGATGGGAGATTACGAAACTGCCCTTGAACAGTACGTGTTAGCAAGTATGGCTATGGCTGCAGAAGGGCATGATAACGATGTTGCTGCTATCGATGTGTGTATCGGGGATGTTTATTTATCGTTGGCCCGTTATGATGAGGCGGTTTTTTCGTATCAGAAAGCGCTTAATTTGTTTAAGTCAACGAAAGGGGAAAACAACCCATCGGTTGCTTCGGTTTTTGTAAGATTGGCTGACGTCAGCAACAAGATCGGGAAGTTTCGGGAATCAAAATCGTATTGTGAAAATGCGTTACGGATTTACCTAAAGCCCATTCCAGGAATCTCGAAAGAAGAAATCGCTAGCGGGTTAATTGAATTATCGGGTATTTACGAGTCAATGAATGAGTTTGACCAATCACTTAGTTTACTCAAGAAGGCGCTTAAAGCATACGGGAAGGCCCCGGGTCAGTTAAGCACTGTGGCTGGAATCGAGGCCCAGATTGGGGTATTGTATTACATGATGGGGCGGTATACTGAATCGTATGATTGTTTGAAATCAGCGATTTCGAAATTGAGGATTGTTGGAGAGAAAAAATCGGGTTTATTTGGGGTTGCTTTGAACCAAATGGGGCTCGCGTGTGTTCAGACTAACTCGATAAATGAAGCTGCTGATGTTTTCGAAGAAGCGAGGGGTATTTTGGAGGCCGAGTATGGCCCACATCATCCGGATACACTCGGGGTTTATAGCAATCTTGCCGGCACTTATGACGCCATGGGCAG gtGGAACGACGCAATCGAGATACTAGAGTATGTTGTGGGAATGAGAGAGGAGAAGCTCGGGACGGCTAACCCGGACGTGGTTGACGAGAAGCGGAGGCTGGCGGAGCTGCTTGAAGATGCGGGTCGAAATCGCAACAAGAAATCACTTTCGCTTGAATTTCTTCTTGACGCTTAA
- the LOC139848861 gene encoding uncharacterized protein, translating to MSQFIKMQAKIQQSESSPSFSCYSSDTSTTSTSIAKAIREDEDFEFSSIDSQSWTVFPVFNHDLIIKNENDVSVSISSPLRNLFIEDREGSEESPSYTSSEADELETVASGTFCVRRPKCKKSNSTGSSSGSKKWTIRYLLRRSNSDGKKPTVSLSHVDKQNPSDRRLKAQTPVHELFYVQRRAENEAGKRKSYLPYRRDLVGLFGNVNGIGKLIPF from the coding sequence ATGAGTCAGTTCATCAAAATGCAAGCAAAAATTCAACAGTCTGAATCGTCTCCCAGCTTCAGTTGCTACTCTTCTGATACTTCAACAACTTCCACATCCATCGCTAAAGCGATCCGTGAAGATGAAGATTTCGAATTCTCATCGATCGATTCACAATCATGGACTGTATTTCCTGTTTTCAACCatgatttaataattaaaaatgaaaATGACGTTTCTGTTTCAATTAGTAGTCCGTTACGAAACCTGTTTATTGAAGATCGAGAAGGATCTGAAGAATCACCTTCGTATACGTCATCAGAAGCCGACGAATTAGAAACCGTAGCTTCTGGAACATTCTGCGTGCGGAGACCTAAATGTAAAAAGAGTAATTCAACCGGATCATCATCCGGATCCAAAAAATGGACTATCCGTTATCTGCTACGGCGAAGCAATAGTGACGGAAAGAAGCCGACGGTCAGTTTAAGTCATGTAGACAAACAGAATCCGAGTGATCGGCGGTTGAAGGCGCAAACTCCAGTACATGAATTGTTTTATGTACAGAGAAGAGCGGAAAATGAAGCCGGAAAGAGGAAAAGTTATTTGCCGTATAGAAGGGATCTGGTTGGGTTGTTCGGAAATGTTAACGGAATCGGAAAATTGATTCCCTTCTAA
- the LOC139847418 gene encoding carbonic anhydrase 1-like translates to MSTASAFAVNTPSFLNASSLKKSSLVRPGSFSAKFTCNSSSSSATPPSLIRNEPVFAAPAPIITPAWTEEMGTETYEEAIEALKKALIERGELEPVAAARIDNITAQAAAPDAKVAFDPVERIKTGFATFKREKYITNPALYDELSKGQSPKFMVFACSDSRVCPSHVLDFQPGEAFVVRNVANMVPPFDKTKYAGVGSAVEYAVLHLKVSEIIVIGHSKCGGIKGLMTFPDEGPHTTDFIEDWVKVCLPAKKKVVAEHGSIGLDDQCVQCEKEAVNVSLGNLLTYPFVRDGLVKKTLALKGGHYDFVNGTFELWGLDFGLSTPTSVRDVATILHWKLF, encoded by the exons ATGTCGACTGCCTCTGCTTTCGCTGTTAACACTCCTTCTTTCCTTAATGCATCTTCTTTAAAGAAGTCTTCTTTAGTCAGACCGGGTTCGTTTTCAGCGAAGTTTACAtgcaattcatcatcatcatctgcaaCTCCCCCTAGTCTTATTCGTAACGAGCCTGtttttgctgctcctgctccaatCATAACACCAGCATGG ACAGAAGAAATGGGAACTGAAACGTACGAAGAAGCTATTGAGGCACTCAAGAAAGCTCTAAT TGAAAGGGGTGAGTTAGAACCAGTCGCTGCTGCAAGAATCGACAATATCACAGCGCAAGCTGCAGCACCAGACGCCAAAGTTGCATTTGACCCGGTTGAGAGGATCAAAACCGGATTTGCCACCTTCAAAAGAGAGAAATATAT AACAAACCCAGCCTTGTACGATGAACTATCGAAAGGTCAGAGCCCAAAG TTCATGGTGTTTGCGTGCTCAGACTCACGAGTTTGCCCATCACACGTGCTTGATTTCCAACCCGGTGAGGCATTTGTCGTCCGTAATGTTGCCAACATGGTCCCACCTTTTGACAAG ACTAAATATGCTGGTGTTGGATCTGCGGTTGAGTATGCAGTTTTGCATCTTAAG GTATCAGAAATAATTGTAATTGGACACAGCAAATGTGGAGGAATCAAGGGTCTCATGACCTTCCCTGATGAAGGACCTCACACAAC TGATTTCATTGAGGATTGGGTTAAAGTATGTCTTCCAGCCAAGAAGAAAGTTGTAGCAGAACATGGCAGTATAGGTCTTGATGATCAATGTGTACAATGTGAAAAG GAAGCAGTGAATGTATCACTCGGGAACCTGTTGACTTACCCGTTCGTTAGAGACGGATTGGTGAAGAAAACGCTTGCACTCAAGGGTGGTCATTACGATTTTGTTAATGGAACCTTTGAGCTCTGGGGACTTGACTTTGGCCTTTCGACTCCTACCTCT GTAAGAGATGTTGCTACCATACTGCATTGGAAGCTGTTCTAG